From Pedobacter cryoconitis, one genomic window encodes:
- a CDS encoding DUF4349 domain-containing protein, whose translation MMKKYLIYGILGLTALGCSSDKKSGAYETADVQKQSSALSSDTAVTEKIVKTADMRFRVKDVQSTKEKLGSILKAEGGTITGFNTHSMIRQNEKVKYSADSLLELIAYRVEGLVVARIPSEKLDDFTNQIAKMAVFIDDQSLKQDDQSLNYLSNQLKNRNKVEAVTQLNNSVSGKKVSVAERSLALKDELVDNKVNNLLTDRNVRYSTITLNFYQDNTIKKMIVVNDNLSDYRPDFFKRFWLSFENGWGVFKEFILILANLWALILVAVAGYFVFRHYRRKKLIA comes from the coding sequence ATGATGAAGAAATATTTGATTTATGGAATACTAGGTTTAACTGCACTGGGTTGTAGCAGTGACAAAAAATCGGGCGCTTATGAAACTGCTGATGTTCAAAAACAGAGTTCTGCCTTATCATCAGATACTGCGGTAACTGAAAAGATTGTTAAAACCGCGGACATGAGATTCAGGGTAAAGGATGTACAGTCTACTAAAGAAAAATTAGGAAGTATACTGAAAGCTGAGGGCGGCACGATTACCGGGTTTAACACACATAGCATGATCAGACAGAATGAAAAGGTAAAATACTCCGCCGATTCTTTACTGGAATTGATTGCTTACCGGGTAGAGGGTTTGGTAGTTGCGAGGATTCCTTCAGAGAAACTGGATGATTTTACAAATCAGATCGCAAAGATGGCTGTGTTTATTGATGACCAGTCTTTAAAACAGGATGATCAAAGTCTCAACTATTTGAGCAATCAATTGAAAAATAGGAATAAGGTGGAAGCGGTAACGCAGTTGAATAATTCTGTTTCAGGGAAAAAGGTCAGTGTAGCAGAAAGGTCTTTAGCATTGAAGGATGAATTAGTAGATAATAAGGTGAATAATTTACTGACTGACCGGAATGTAAGGTACAGTACGATTACTTTAAATTTTTATCAGGATAATACGATTAAGAAAATGATAGTGGTCAATGATAATTTATCTGATTACCGCCCTGATTTTTTTAAACGGTTCTGGTTAAGTTTTGAGAATGGCTGGGGTGTGTTTAAGGAATTTATTCTGATACTGGCCAATTTATGGGCATTAATACTGGTTGCAGTTGCTGGTTATTTTGTTTTTAGACACTATCGCAGGAAAAAATTAATTGCATAA
- a CDS encoding potassium-transporting ATPase subunit F, whose protein sequence is MIALFIIAIAVFIYMIYVLIKPEKF, encoded by the coding sequence ATGATCGCACTATTTATTATCGCAATCGCAGTATTCATCTATATGATTTACGTGCTGATTAAACCCGAAAAATTTTAA
- the kdpA gene encoding potassium-transporting ATPase subunit KdpA: MNTELFGIFATYLLTLVIAIPLGKYLAKVFAGEKVWTDFLKPIESGIYKLSGINPNEQMNWKQHMKALMTINLVWLVYGFFVLMNQDKLPLNPDGNPGMSPDLAFNSIISFVVNCNLQHYSGESGVTYLTQHFVMMFLQFVSAATGIAAAVVFFKAFRDKTSTNLGNFWEFFVKSITRLLLPLSLVMAIILAFSGTTTSYEGKDKFISLQGDTVNVSRGPAAAFVAIKHLGTNGGGWFGTNSAHPLENPSYFTNSVELIAQVIIPIAMVIAFGIFIRRRKLSWMIFGVMTIGMLLLLIPTVSSELGGNPAIAKMGISQLTGAMEGKEVRFGPAITGYWSTVTTIISTGSVNSMHDSAMPLTGFWQLLGMMINSFYGGCGVGMLNYFIYLIIAVFISGLMVGRTPEFLGHKVEAREIKIAALITLLSPFLILAGTALSSFIIVNHADAAWAVQPKAWLNNPGFHGFSEMLYEMTSSNANNGSGFEGLGDNNVFWNVSTGFVLFLGRFLPIIGPIAIAGLLGAKKYIPESAGTLKAETLTFSLMTFAVIIVLNALSYFPALTLGPLAEYFTLIK, from the coding sequence ATGAACACTGAATTATTTGGAATCTTCGCTACCTACCTGCTTACCCTGGTTATAGCTATTCCTTTAGGTAAATACCTCGCAAAGGTATTTGCTGGTGAAAAAGTCTGGACTGACTTCTTAAAACCTATTGAATCTGGTATCTACAAACTTTCCGGAATTAATCCTAACGAGCAAATGAACTGGAAGCAGCACATGAAAGCGCTGATGACCATCAACCTTGTATGGCTGGTTTACGGATTCTTCGTTTTAATGAATCAGGATAAGCTGCCACTTAATCCCGACGGTAACCCAGGAATGTCTCCTGATCTTGCCTTTAACTCCATCATCAGTTTCGTTGTAAACTGTAACCTGCAACATTATTCAGGAGAAAGCGGTGTGACCTATCTTACACAGCACTTTGTGATGATGTTTCTTCAGTTTGTAAGTGCCGCAACCGGTATTGCAGCCGCTGTAGTCTTCTTTAAAGCCTTCAGGGACAAAACCTCTACCAATCTGGGGAACTTCTGGGAATTCTTTGTGAAATCAATTACCAGGTTATTATTACCTCTTTCTTTAGTGATGGCTATTATCCTTGCCTTTTCAGGTACAACAACAAGCTACGAAGGAAAAGACAAATTTATATCCTTACAAGGTGATACCGTAAACGTATCAAGAGGCCCCGCAGCTGCATTCGTGGCTATTAAACACTTAGGAACCAACGGCGGTGGCTGGTTTGGTACAAACTCTGCGCACCCGTTAGAAAACCCATCATATTTCACTAACTCCGTAGAACTAATCGCACAGGTGATCATTCCAATAGCGATGGTTATTGCTTTCGGTATTTTTATCAGGCGCAGAAAACTATCCTGGATGATATTCGGCGTCATGACCATAGGTATGCTCTTACTACTGATTCCAACCGTGAGCAGTGAACTCGGAGGAAACCCTGCAATCGCAAAAATGGGTATTTCGCAGCTTACCGGTGCAATGGAAGGTAAAGAAGTACGGTTCGGGCCGGCAATTACTGGCTATTGGAGCACAGTTACCACCATTATCTCTACAGGATCAGTAAACAGTATGCACGATAGTGCGATGCCACTAACCGGCTTCTGGCAACTATTAGGCATGATGATCAACTCCTTTTACGGAGGCTGTGGAGTAGGGATGCTAAATTATTTTATCTACCTCATTATTGCCGTATTCATATCCGGTTTAATGGTAGGGCGGACACCAGAATTCCTGGGACATAAAGTAGAAGCCAGAGAAATTAAGATTGCAGCATTAATCACCCTGTTAAGTCCTTTTCTGATTCTTGCGGGAACAGCACTATCAAGTTTTATCATCGTTAATCATGCAGATGCAGCATGGGCAGTACAACCAAAAGCATGGTTAAATAATCCGGGCTTCCACGGTTTCTCAGAGATGTTATACGAAATGACATCTTCTAACGCCAACAACGGTTCTGGTTTTGAAGGCTTAGGTGACAATAATGTTTTCTGGAATGTGTCTACAGGATTTGTATTGTTCCTGGGAAGGTTCTTACCAATTATCGGCCCTATAGCTATTGCTGGATTACTCGGTGCTAAAAAATATATCCCGGAATCGGCAGGTACTTTAAAAGCAGAAACACTGACTTTCAGTCTGATGACTTTTGCGGTGATCATTGTATTAAATGCCCTTTCATATTTCCCTGCCCTGACTTTAGGCCCGCTGGCAGAATATTTTACCCTGATTAAATAG
- the kdpB gene encoding potassium-transporting ATPase subunit KdpB translates to MKSSNKLFEPALVQSALKQSFIKLDPRVMVRNPVMFTVEVGTLVMAYVTVYSFSHAGQGSPLYNFFIFLILFLTVLFANFAEAIAEARGKAQADSLRKTREETPAKVILANGTIEMRSSSQLKKGDVFFCETGDTIPTDGEIIRGIATIDESAITGESAPVIRESGGDKSSVTGGTKVLSDEIEVMVSTEPGESFLDKMIALVEGASRQKTPNEIALTILLASFTLVFVIVCVTLKPFADYANTPITIAALISLFVCLIPTTIGGLLSAIGIAGMDRALRANVITKSGKAVETAGDIDVLLLDKTGTITIGNRKATNFYPTAAVDAKLFTNACVLSSLADETPEGKSIIELANAQHNFALPTTPEGAVFIKFTAETRSSGIDTPDGRRIRKGAFDSIRNIVQKAGNIFPQDIEDEVKKIASNGGTPLVVSENEKALGVIELQDIIKPGISERFDRLRKMGVKTVMVTGDNPLTAKFIAEKAGVDDFIAEAKPEDKMNYIKDEQALGKLVAMMGDGTNDAPALAQADVGVAMNSGTQAAKEAGNMVDLDNDPTKLIEIVEIGKQLLITRGTLTTFSIANDVAKYFAIVPALFIGSIPALQALNIMGLHSPESAIMSAVIFNAIIIPILIPLALRGVAYKPIGASALLRRNLLIYGLGGVIAPFIGIKLIDILVGLFV, encoded by the coding sequence ATGAAGTCTTCTAATAAATTATTTGAACCTGCATTGGTTCAAAGCGCCCTTAAACAATCCTTTATAAAACTTGACCCAAGGGTGATGGTGCGTAACCCAGTGATGTTTACTGTTGAAGTAGGAACACTGGTCATGGCATACGTTACGGTGTATTCTTTCAGTCACGCTGGACAAGGATCACCACTATATAACTTCTTTATTTTCTTAATCCTGTTCCTGACCGTACTCTTTGCCAATTTCGCAGAAGCTATTGCCGAAGCCAGGGGTAAAGCTCAGGCAGACAGTTTGAGAAAAACCAGGGAAGAAACCCCCGCTAAAGTAATACTGGCGAACGGAACTATTGAAATGCGTTCATCCAGCCAATTAAAAAAAGGCGATGTTTTCTTTTGTGAAACCGGAGATACCATTCCAACAGACGGAGAAATTATCCGGGGTATAGCTACCATCGATGAATCAGCTATTACCGGAGAATCCGCACCAGTAATCAGAGAATCCGGAGGTGATAAATCGTCCGTAACAGGCGGTACTAAAGTACTATCTGATGAAATTGAAGTCATGGTCAGTACTGAACCAGGAGAAAGCTTTCTTGATAAAATGATTGCCCTGGTAGAAGGCGCATCCCGTCAGAAAACACCAAATGAAATTGCTTTAACGATCCTTTTAGCAAGTTTTACCTTGGTATTCGTGATTGTCTGCGTAACCTTAAAACCTTTCGCAGACTACGCAAATACACCAATCACAATTGCCGCATTAATCTCCCTGTTCGTTTGTCTGATCCCGACTACAATTGGTGGTCTGTTATCAGCGATCGGGATTGCCGGAATGGATCGTGCCTTACGTGCAAACGTGATTACTAAATCAGGTAAAGCAGTGGAAACCGCAGGAGATATTGACGTGCTGTTATTAGATAAAACAGGAACGATCACTATCGGTAACCGTAAAGCAACCAACTTTTACCCTACAGCAGCAGTAGATGCTAAACTATTTACCAATGCCTGCGTACTGAGTTCATTAGCAGATGAAACCCCGGAAGGTAAGTCGATTATCGAACTGGCTAACGCACAACATAATTTTGCATTGCCAACTACCCCGGAAGGCGCAGTCTTCATCAAGTTTACTGCCGAAACAAGATCCAGCGGTATCGATACCCCGGACGGAAGACGTATCCGTAAAGGAGCCTTTGACTCTATCCGTAACATCGTTCAGAAAGCCGGGAATATTTTCCCTCAGGATATCGAAGACGAAGTTAAAAAAATCGCTTCAAACGGTGGGACCCCCCTGGTAGTTTCAGAAAATGAGAAAGCACTGGGTGTAATTGAATTACAAGATATTATCAAACCAGGGATCAGCGAACGTTTCGACCGTCTGCGTAAGATGGGGGTGAAAACGGTGATGGTAACCGGAGATAACCCATTGACAGCTAAATTTATCGCAGAAAAAGCAGGTGTAGATGACTTTATCGCTGAGGCAAAACCTGAAGATAAAATGAACTACATCAAAGACGAGCAGGCCTTAGGCAAGCTGGTTGCGATGATGGGTGATGGTACAAACGATGCCCCGGCCTTAGCGCAAGCAGACGTTGGTGTGGCGATGAACAGTGGGACACAAGCTGCAAAAGAGGCTGGAAACATGGTCGATCTGGACAATGACCCAACCAAACTGATTGAGATCGTAGAGATCGGTAAACAGCTGTTGATCACTCGTGGTACATTGACAACCTTCTCTATTGCCAATGACGTAGCTAAATACTTTGCTATTGTTCCAGCCTTGTTTATTGGTTCAATACCAGCTTTACAAGCCTTGAATATCATGGGTTTACATTCCCCTGAAAGTGCAATTATGTCGGCTGTTATTTTCAATGCAATTATCATCCCGATCCTGATTCCACTTGCTTTAAGAGGCGTGGCTTATAAACCAATAGGAGCGAGTGCCTTATTGCGCAGAAACCTGTTGATTTACGGACTGGGTGGAGTTATAGCCCCTTTTATAGGGATTAAACTAATTGATATACTAGTTGGGCTATTCGTTTAA
- a CDS encoding K(+)-transporting ATPase subunit C, which translates to MKKYILQSIRLTAVLLVLLCIIYPLMVAFAGSFSKGGGGGEKITQNGKVVGYALIGQSFTKPQYFWGRPSSVGYKADGSGGSNKGPSNPEYLKEVNSRIDSLLKYHPYLKRSDIPADMVTASGSGLDPDISVEGAAIQIKRVAMNRKLSEQVVSDLVKKTANGPLLGLFGPSTVNVLELNVALDNLKK; encoded by the coding sequence ATGAAAAAGTACATCTTACAATCTATACGTCTTACCGCAGTTTTATTAGTACTGCTATGCATCATATATCCTTTAATGGTTGCCTTTGCCGGAAGTTTCTCCAAAGGCGGTGGCGGCGGTGAAAAGATCACTCAAAATGGTAAAGTAGTAGGTTATGCCCTGATTGGTCAATCCTTCACTAAACCTCAGTATTTCTGGGGCAGACCCTCTTCAGTAGGCTATAAAGCAGACGGATCTGGTGGATCAAACAAAGGCCCGTCCAACCCGGAATACTTAAAAGAAGTAAACAGCAGAATAGACTCTCTGCTTAAATATCACCCTTACCTGAAACGCAGTGATATTCCTGCCGATATGGTTACCGCTTCGGGTAGCGGACTGGACCCTGATATTTCTGTAGAAGGCGCAGCTATCCAAATTAAGAGAGTAGCCATGAACAGAAAATTAAGCGAGCAGGTCGTATCGGACCTGGTTAAAAAAACTGCTAATGGCCCATTACTAGGCCTATTCGGCCCAAGTACAGTTAATGTACTGGAACTGAATGTTGCCTTGGATAACCTGAAAAAATAA
- a CDS encoding porin, with product MNKFLMTAATVCIGLGAFAQEEPKIKISGYAEVYYGHDFNKPENNSRPGFIYAHNRSNEVNLNLGYIKAAYDSGKIRANLAIMAGTYANANLAAESGVSKNILEANVGFKISNKANLWVDAGVFSSHIGFESAISKDCWVLTRNISSENTPYFESGAKITYSTDDNKFTASALYLNGWQRIARQDGNRQPAGGLQLTWKPTDKITVNYSNYLGTEGADSVRVTRFYHNVYGVFQLADAFGVTVGFDYATQQKSKTDHRKNEVLSPVVIARYTINPKWAMAGRFEYYQDKNGVLIATDTPNGFKTKGYSLNIDYAPVPNAVVRLEGKVYDSKDRIFKRDMNAVNYNAAVTASVAVSF from the coding sequence ATGAATAAATTTTTGATGACAGCTGCCACTGTTTGTATAGGTTTAGGTGCCTTTGCACAAGAAGAACCTAAAATTAAAATTTCCGGTTATGCCGAAGTATATTATGGACACGACTTTAATAAACCAGAAAATAACAGCAGACCTGGTTTTATATATGCGCACAATAGAAGTAATGAAGTGAATTTGAACCTGGGTTATATTAAAGCGGCCTATGACTCCGGAAAGATCAGGGCTAACCTGGCTATCATGGCCGGAACCTATGCCAATGCGAATCTGGCGGCCGAATCAGGTGTGTCAAAAAACATCCTGGAAGCAAACGTTGGCTTTAAAATATCCAACAAAGCCAACCTATGGGTAGACGCAGGTGTATTCTCGTCCCACATTGGTTTTGAAAGTGCCATATCAAAAGACTGCTGGGTATTGACCAGGAATATCTCCTCAGAAAATACCCCTTACTTTGAGTCAGGAGCGAAAATTACTTACAGCACCGATGACAACAAATTTACAGCTTCAGCCCTGTACTTAAACGGCTGGCAGCGTATTGCACGTCAGGACGGAAACAGACAACCAGCAGGGGGCCTGCAACTGACCTGGAAACCAACCGATAAAATTACCGTAAACTACAGTAACTACCTGGGAACCGAAGGAGCTGACTCCGTGAGAGTGACCCGTTTTTACCATAACGTTTACGGCGTATTCCAACTCGCTGATGCTTTTGGGGTAACCGTAGGGTTTGACTACGCTACACAGCAAAAATCAAAAACAGACCACCGTAAAAACGAGGTATTATCCCCTGTGGTTATTGCCCGCTACACCATCAATCCTAAATGGGCAATGGCAGGAAGATTTGAATACTATCAGGATAAAAATGGTGTCCTGATTGCTACTGATACCCCTAACGGATTTAAAACCAAAGGTTACTCCTTAAATATTGACTATGCACCAGTACCAAACGCAGTGGTCAGACTAGAAGGTAAAGTATACGATAGTAAAGACAGGATATTTAAAAGAGATATGAATGCCGTAAACTATAATGCAGCAGTTACAGCAAGCGTTGCAGTTTCCTTTTAA